A DNA window from Gillisia sp. Hel1_33_143 contains the following coding sequences:
- the hemH gene encoding ferrochelatase, which translates to MSKGVLLVNLGSPDSTDPKDVKKYLGEFLMDERVIDVPLWARTLLVKGIVLNTRPKKSAAAYQKIWWDEGSPLIVLSERLRDKIEDFTSLPIVLAMRYGTPNIKSGLQELHDQGVDEVLIFPLYPQFAMATTETILVLAEELRREFFPEMKFTSIPAFYNHPDYIRVLAESISEKLKDVKFEHLLFSYHGVPERHIRKSDITKSHCQIDGSCCKTASSAHQFCYRHQCYETTRLVAEYLELKENTYSVSFQSRLGFDPWLQPYTDRTIERFGKQGMKNLAIVTPAFVSDCLETLEEIAMEGEEIFHEVGGEKFTVVPCLNDREDWVKVLSRWIDEWAYAKPVEA; encoded by the coding sequence ATGAGTAAAGGTGTACTCTTGGTTAATCTGGGTTCTCCAGATAGTACCGACCCGAAAGACGTAAAGAAATATTTAGGTGAATTTTTAATGGATGAACGAGTGATCGATGTTCCATTATGGGCAAGAACGCTCTTGGTTAAAGGAATTGTTCTGAACACACGTCCTAAAAAATCTGCAGCCGCTTATCAAAAGATCTGGTGGGATGAAGGTTCGCCTCTTATTGTGCTTTCTGAAAGATTAAGAGATAAGATAGAGGATTTTACCTCATTACCAATTGTGCTTGCCATGCGTTATGGTACGCCAAACATTAAATCTGGTTTGCAAGAATTGCATGATCAAGGAGTAGATGAGGTGCTTATATTTCCTTTGTACCCTCAATTTGCAATGGCTACTACAGAAACTATTTTGGTATTGGCAGAAGAGTTGAGAAGAGAATTCTTTCCTGAAATGAAATTCACTTCTATTCCTGCTTTTTATAATCACCCAGATTATATTAGAGTGTTGGCTGAAAGCATCTCGGAAAAGCTGAAAGATGTAAAATTTGAACATTTACTATTTTCTTATCACGGAGTTCCGGAAAGGCATATAAGAAAAAGCGATATTACGAAGTCTCATTGTCAGATAGATGGTTCTTGTTGCAAGACCGCTTCTTCTGCACATCAATTTTGTTATCGCCACCAATGTTATGAAACTACAAGGCTGGTTGCAGAATATCTTGAATTAAAAGAGAATACTTATAGCGTTTCCTTTCAGTCTAGATTAGGATTCGACCCATGGTTACAACCTTACACCGATAGAACCATAGAACGTTTTGGAAAACAAGGCATGAAAAATCTTGCCATTGTAACTCCCGCTTTTGTTAGTGACTGTTTAGAAACTTTGGAAGAGATCGCTATGGAAGGGGAAGAGATCTTTCACGAAGTTGGTGGAGAAAAATTCACCGTGGTTCCTTGTCTAAATGACAGAGAAGATTGGGTAAAAGTATTATCTAGATGGATAGACGAATGGGCGTATGCTAAACCTGTAGAAGCATAA